The following DNA comes from Occultella kanbiaonis.
GCGTCCTCCGGTGCGCCGCGGCCGTCGTCGCCGATCTCGACGGTGTCCGCGGTCAGGGTCACCGTGCAGGTGTCTGCCCGGCTGTGCCGGATCACGTTCGTGATCCCCTCCCGGACCGTCCAGGCGAACAGGTCCCGGAGCCTGGCCGGGACCTCCTCGACCGACGACGGCAGGTCGGCGTGGATGCCGGCGGCCCGCAGCGCGGTCCGGGCCTGGGCGATCTCGCCGGCCAGAGTCAGGTCCCGGTAGCCGGTCACGGTCCGGCGCACGTCTGCGAGGGCATCCCGGGAGAGCCGCTCGACGTCGGCCATCTCCGCGCCGGCCCGCGCCTGATCGATCGGCAGCAGACGCTGCGCCAGCTCCGCCTTCACGGTGATGACGGTGAGCGAGTGGCCGAGGATGTCGTGCAGATCCCGGGCGAAGGCGTTGCGCTGCTCCTCCAGGGCCAGCCGGGCGTTCTCCTCGCGGATCCGCAGGAGCTCGATGTTGCGGTTGATCGCCATCGTCAGCCCCCACACCGCGAGCGCGGCGACCCCGGTGCCGAACAGCAGGCCGCGGTCCACCTCCCAGCCCGGGACCAGGATCGTGGCGAGGTACGTCGCGACCAGGATCGCGCCCACGCCAGCCCAGGCCCACCAGCCGGGCAGGCACATGACGGCGATCACCGCCAGGTACACCGCGGTGGTCGTGCCGACCTGGCCGAGGCTGAGGCAGATGACGATCGCCAGGGCGACCTCCACCGCGAGGGCCGCGACCGCCGTCGACCGGCGTGCGAAGGGCCGGAACGGCCCACCGGGACGGCG
Coding sequences within:
- a CDS encoding sensor histidine kinase gives rise to the protein MTADRPSSDAPTGPRRWGVVFAAVWLFYLLNPLEVAWSRRDTVAGWVGLVATVAFAAVYMGVFFALRFRRRPGGPFRPFARRSTAVAALAVEVALAIVICLSLGQVGTTTAVYLAVIAVMCLPGWWAWAGVGAILVATYLATILVPGWEVDRGLLFGTGVAALAVWGLTMAINRNIELLRIREENARLALEEQRNAFARDLHDILGHSLTVITVKAELAQRLLPIDQARAGAEMADVERLSRDALADVRRTVTGYRDLTLAGEIAQARTALRAAGIHADLPSSVEEVPARLRDLFAWTVREGITNVIRHSRADTCTVTLTADTVEIGDDGRGAPEDAGSGGHGLSGLRERAAAVGARVITESTASGFRLRVVGR